One Dysosmobacter welbionis DNA segment encodes these proteins:
- a CDS encoding ABC transporter ATP-binding protein, translated as MLELEHIQKAFDGVPVLKDLSLQVEDGEIVSILGPSGCGKTTLLNIILGIVDADQGEIRYSGEDLTRTPMEKRGFNIVFQDYALFPNLNVQQNITYGLRNKPGISSREEVDELIDLLGLREHLGKRIDQLSGGQKQRVALARTLVMKPRILLLDEPLSALDGVIKESIKDRIKTIAREYHLTTIIVTHDPEEALTLSDRVLIIDQGSISQYARPDEIVHQPRNDFVRKFILRQLEIKRGNIYALFGDRPQLAGEAV; from the coding sequence ATGCTGGAACTGGAGCATATCCAGAAGGCATTTGACGGCGTGCCTGTACTCAAGGACCTCTCTCTCCAGGTGGAGGACGGAGAGATCGTCTCCATCCTGGGGCCCTCTGGCTGCGGCAAGACCACCCTGCTCAATATCATCTTGGGCATCGTGGATGCCGACCAGGGAGAGATCCGATACAGCGGGGAGGATCTGACCCGCACCCCCATGGAGAAGCGGGGCTTCAACATCGTCTTTCAGGACTACGCCCTCTTTCCCAATTTAAACGTACAGCAGAACATCACCTACGGCCTGCGGAACAAGCCCGGCATCTCCTCCCGGGAGGAGGTGGATGAGCTCATCGACCTGCTGGGCCTGCGGGAGCACCTGGGCAAGCGCATCGACCAGCTCTCCGGCGGCCAGAAGCAGCGGGTGGCCCTGGCCCGCACCCTGGTGATGAAACCCCGGATTCTCCTGCTGGACGAGCCCCTGTCCGCCCTGGACGGAGTCATCAAGGAATCCATCAAGGACCGGATCAAGACCATCGCCCGGGAGTACCACCTGACCACCATCATCGTCACCCATGACCCGGAGGAGGCCCTCACCCTGTCCGACCGGGTGCTCATCATCGATCAGGGGTCCATCTCCCAGTACGCCAGGCCGGACGAGATCGTCCACCAGCCCAGGAACGACTTTGTGCGCAAGTTCATCCTCCGCCAGCTGGAGATCAAGCGCGGCAATATCTACGCCCTGTTCGGCGACCGCCCGCAGCTGGCCGGCGAGGCTGTTTGA